In the genome of Roseovarius sp. Pro17, the window GGCGTGGCGCACTGATGGGGAACTTTATCTTACATTGCGGCGTTGGCCCGACTAAGTGCATTTCCAATGGAGATATATCGTGTCCGACCAACAACCGAACTCGAATTCCAACAACAGCTTTCTTGCCTTTGTCGTCGGCGGCCTTCTGGTCGCGGTCGCTGTACTGGGCTGGCTGTTCTACAGCAGCGCCGAAGACAGCAACGATGTCAACATCTCGATCGAGGGCGCTGGCGAAGGTGCCAGCGAAGCTGCGGACGCTATTGAGGGCGCCGTTAACAACGAATAACGGATTCTATCATTCCATTCTGCAAATCGGGCGGCGCCTTTCGGCGCGCGCCCTTTTTGCATTGGCCGAACCTACTACGGAGATAGTCACATGCTGATCCTGACCTGCCCCTGCTGCGGCGTGACCGGCGAGGAAACCGAATTTCACGGCGGCGGCGAGGCGCATCTGAAGCGTTTCGGCCCCGGCTCTGCCGACGGGGATTTTCATGACTACCTCTTCTCCAAGGTGAACCCCAAGGGCGTCCATCTGGAACGCTGGCGCCACAATAACGGTTGCGGCAAGTGGTTTCACGCTGCCCGCGACACTGTCACGCTGGAAATCTTTGGCACCTATCCGGCACAGACGCTAGAGCCGCCGCAGGATATCAAGGACGCGATCAAAGCCAAGCGTCCCGGCTGGTCGTGGAGGGAGTTCGCATGATCTTTCACCGTTCTGAAATTACTCGAAATTCAAACCTAACCATCGGCGCGGGGGCAATGGCATGAGTACACGTCTGGCAGATGGCGGCCGCCTTCTGGATAAGGGTCGCAAACTCGATTTCACCTTCAACGGCAAGCGTCTGCGCGGCTACGCCGGCGACACGATCGCCTCGGCGCTGCTGGCGAATGACCAGATGCTGATGGGCCGCTCGTTCAAATACCATCGCCCGCGCGGCGTGGTCGCATCTGGCGCCGAAGAGCCGAACGGCCTTGTTGGCATGGGCGAGGGCGCGGCGTTCGAGCCGAACCAGCGCGTCACCACGACCGAGCTTTATGACGGGCTGACCTGCACCAGCCAAAACCACTGGCCGTCGCTCGACTTCGACGTGGGCGCCATCAATACCAAGCTGGCGCGCTTTCTGCCTGCTGGCTTCTACTACAAGATGTTCATCCACCCGCGCCCCCTCTGGAAGCATTTCTACGAGCCGATCATCCGCAAATCTGCGGGCCTCGGACGCGCGCCCGATCAGCGCGACAACGACACGTATGAGCATTTCTATGCCTTTTGCGACGTATTGGTCATTGGCGGCGGCGTCGCGGGCCTTCAGGCCGCACGGTCGGCTGCGGCCACTGGGGCCAAGGTGATGTTGATCGAGCAGACGGCCCATTGGGGTGGCCGCTCACCGGTTGATGGCGGCACGGTCGCAGGTCAACCTGTGGACAAGTTTGTGGACGATCTAGTCTCTGAACTGTCGGGCATGGCCAATGTAACCATGCGCAACCGCACCATGGGCGCGGGCGTTTACGACCACGGCTATGCGCTGGGCTATGAGCGTGTCGGCGATCACCAGCCGGACGCCCCAGGTCCGCGCCACCGTCTATGGCGCATCCGAGCCGCGCAGATCGTCACGGCAACAGGCGCTATTGAGCGTCCGCTCAGCTTTGCGGGGAACGACATTCCGGGTGTCATGCTCGCCTCTGCCGTGCGCGACTATGTCGTCGATTACGGCGTTTCCATTGGCGACCGCACGGTTATCGTGACGAACAACGACGATGCCTACCGCACGGCGATCACCCTTAAGGAGAACGGCCTTGACGTGCCTGTCATCCTCGACGCGCGCGTTCCGTCGCAGGACAGCCCGCTGATGGCCGAGGCCAAATCGCTGGGTATCCGCGTGCTGATGGGTCACGGCATTTCATCCGTTCAGGGTGGCAAGCGTGTTACCGGTGTCGGGATCTGCTCTCAGGCCGGCGAGGGTGCCGTGCTGGAGGAGATTGCGTGCGATGTTGTCGCCATGTCCGGCGGCTGGTCGCCAGTGGTCCACCTCTGGTCCCATAGCGGCGGCAAGCTGATCTGGGACGAGGCGTCAGCCTCCTTCCGCCCCGATGTGGACAAAGCGCCGACCGGCGCGTCCGGCGAGGCGTTCGTGAGGGCGGCAGGCGCGGCCAATGGTGCGTTCGGCTTGGGCGAAATCCTGTCGGACGCCACCTCCGCAGGCGCGTCTGCCGCCAAGGCAGCGGGCCACTCCGGCGAGACCCCCAAGGCCCCCCAGGCCGAGGCGATCGACGAGGCGCCCATGGCCCCCGTCTGGATGATGCCGCAAGGCGCAGGTATCGCCAAGCGCCAGAAGGCATGGCTGGACTACCAGAACGACGTCAAGGTGTCAGACATTCAACTCGCTGCGCAGGAAGGCTACGAGTCGGTCGAACATGCCAAGCGGTATACCACGCTAGGCATGGCGACGGATCAGGGTAAGCTGAGTAACATCAATGGTCTGGCGATCCTTTCTGATGCTTTGGGTCAACCTATTCCGCAGACCGGCACGACCACGTTCCGCCCGCCCTATACGCCGATCTCGATGGCCTCCATCACCGGCGAGGCACGCGACGAGCGGTTCATGCCGATCCGCCAGACGCCCATGTACGACTGGCATGTGGAAAACGGCGCGTTTTTCGAGCCGGTTGGCCAGTGGCGTCGTCCCTACACCTACCAGCAGCCGGGCGAGAGCATCGAAGAGGCGGTTAGCCGCGAGGTTAAGAACACTCGGCAAAGCCTTGGAATGCTTGATGCATCCACGTTGGGTAAGCTGGTGGTCAAGGGCAAGGACGCGGGCAAGTTCCTCGACATGCTCTATACTAACATGATGAGCACACTAAAGGTGGGGCGCTGCCGTTATGGCCTGATGTGCAGCGAGAATGGCTTTCTGGTCGATGATGGCGTTGTTGCCCGCATCGATGACGACACGTTCCTCTGCCACACCACCACCGGCGGGGCCGAGTCGATCCATGGTCACATGGAGGAGTGGCTGCAAACCGAATGGTGGGATTGGGACGTCTATGTCGCCAACCTGACCGAAGAATATGCCCAGATCGCCGTTGTCGGCCCACGCGCCCGCGAAACGCTGGAAAAACTGACCGGCGACGACATCAGCGCCGAGGCATTGCCGTTCATGGCGTGGACCGACATCACCCTTGGCGGGATGCAGGCGCGCGCCTATCGCATCTCATTCTCGGGCGAGTTGAGCTACGAGATCGCGGTCAAAGCCTCTGAGGGGCGTGCCCTTTGGGATGCGTTGCTGGCGGCGGGGTCGTCGGCGAACATCACGGTTTATGGCACCGAGGCGCTGCATATCATGCGGGCCGAAAAGGGCTTTATCATGATCGGGGACGAAACCGACGGCACCGTGATCCCGCAGGATCTGGGGCTGAACTGGGCGATCTCGAAAAAGAAAGAGGATTATATCGGCAAGCGCGCGCAGGAGCGTAGCCATATGACCGATCCTAAACGATGGAAGTTGGTGGGGCTGGAAACAGTCGATGGCGGCGTGCTGCCCGATGGCGCATACGCCACCGCAGAGGGCATCAACGCGAATGGCCAGCGCGAAACGCAAGGTAGGGTCACATCGACCTACCACTCGCCCACGCTGGATCGGGGCATCGCCATGGGGCTGGTTCTGAACGGGCCGGACCGGATGGGCGAGGTGCTGGAATTTCCACGCCTCGACGGCACGGTGATGCGCGCGAAAATCGTCGATCCGGTATTCTTCGACAAGGACGGGGAGAAGCAGAATGTCTAATCTAGTCAGCGCCTTGAATGGCGCCAGCGCGCAGGGCTTTGCACAGGTTCGCGACATGGGCCTGCAAGGCATGATTACGCTGCGCGGCGATCTGGGTGCCGCCAAGTTGAAGAAGGCGGTCAAGGCTGCTGCGGGCGGCGACATGCCGACTGCCGGGCATATCAGCCTCTCGGACAATGGCGGCGCCGCATGGATGTCGCCGGACGAGTTGCTGATCCTCGTTCCTTACGCCGATGTCGACGCCAAACTGGCCGAGATCGGCACGGGTATGGGCGACGCGCATCATCTGGCTGTCAACGTCTCGGACGCGCGCTGCATGTTCGCCGTCAGTGGCGACGATGCGCTGGTACGCGAGGCATTGGCCAAGTTGATGCCGGTGGATACGTCTGCGTCCGCCTTCAAGGTAGGTCAGTTCCGCCGCTCGCGCATGGCGCAGGTGCCTGCCGCGATCTGGATGGCCGAGGCGGGTGAGGCGCGCATCGTCTGCTTCCGCTCGGTCGCGCAATATGTGTTCGACCTGCTGAAGGGTGCCACTGCACCGGGAAGCGAAGTGCGCTACCACGCGAAATAATGGATTGGCCCTGCGCTCATGCTCATAATGCGGCGCCGGGCCCCTTGCCCCAATGCACATTGGATGCTGTTTGGGGCGAAGTGGGGCGCAATCCGGAACCTTCGCACCACTCTTGACGTTCCCTCCCTAAGGCCTCCATCTAGGGGCTATACAGAATTTTCAATAACGAGGGGGACTAACCCATGACATTCGAACTTCCCGATCTGCCCTATGCCCACGACGCTCTGGCAGGCAACGGCATGAGCAAGGAGACGCTGGAATACCACCACGACATCCACCACAAGGCCTATGTCGACAATGGCAACAAAGCCATCAAAGGCACCGAGTGGGAGGGCAAGACCCTCGAAGAGATCATCAAGGGCACGTATGACAAGAACGCTGTCGCGCAATCCGGCATCTTTAACAACATCAGCCAGTTGTGGAACCACAACCAGTTCTGGGAAATGATGAGCCCCGGTAAATCCGACATGCCTTCCGAGCTGGAAAAAGCACTCAAAGATAGCTTTGGCAGCGTCGACGATTTCAAGAAAGAGTTTGCAGCCGCTGGCGCTGGTCAGTTCGGCTCGGGCTGGGCTTGGCTGGTCAAGGACAAGGACGGCAGCCTCAAGGTCACCAAGACCGAGAATGGCGTAAACCCCGTCTGCCACGGCCAGACAGCGCTGCTGGGCTGCGACGTCTGGGAACATTCCTATTACATCGATTTCCGCAACAAGCGCCCGGCCTATCTGGACAACTTCCTGAGCGCGCTGGTGAACTGGGAAAACGTCGCCAGCCGCATGTAGTCCGGCATATCGCGACATATTTGGCCCCCGGCAGCGCCCTGCCGGGGGCTTTTTCGTGCGCGGGGGAACCGCAGGTGCAAGCCCGCCGTTCCCTTACATATTTCAACCAAAACGGAGAGCATCTGATGATTGAGCTGAAAACCGGCACATGGGTGTTGATCTGCGATGGGGAAAAGGCGCTGTTCCTGCGTAACGACGGTGACGCGGATGCGCCCGATCTAAACGTCGTGCGCATCGATGAACAGGACAACCCCAAAGATATCGACCAATCCGCTAACCGTCCGGGTCGAATGCAGGGTAGCCCTCAGGGCCACCGGTCGGCTTTTGACGACACCGACTGGCATGAGCTGGCCAAAGAGCGGTTTGCCTCGGATCTGGCGGATCGCCTATACAAGCAGGCACATCGCGGGGCCTACGATCATCTAGTCATCGTTGCGGCCGCCCGCACATTGGGCGCGTTGCGCAGCGAATTGCACCTGGAAGTCACGAACAAGGTTATCGCCGAGATTGCTAAGGATCTGACCAACCACCCGCTCGACGAGGTCGAAAAACTGGTCAAGGCTCAACTCGCCGAAATGTAACACCGTCGTTGCGCGCAGGGCCGGCTGCAAGCGCAGGTTTCGCCCTCCGCGCAGCCCCTTTCTTATCCGACCCCGCTCGGATATGCACCGTCCGGACAAGGCGTATGTGGCGGGGCCGAACAGATGACCGACGAGGCCAAAGGCGTCTTTGCGATGATGGGGGCCTGTACCATCTGGGGCTTGTCAGGCATCTTCTACAAATTGCTCGATAATGTCCCCGCTGCCGAGATCCTCTGCCATCGCACGCTCTGGGGATTTGTATTCTTTGTCTGCCTCCTGCGATTTCAGGGCCGTTTGCGCACGCTTCCTTCTGCCGTTTCAACCCCGCGCACCTTCGGCATTGTGGCCTTTGCGGCACTGATCATTTCGCTCAATTGGTTCGTGTTCATCACGTCAATCCATCTGGGACACGCGACCGAAGCATCGCTGGGATACTACATCTTTCCGCTCGCCGCCGTGCTGTTTGGCGCGATCTTCTACCGCGAGAAGCTGAGCCGTGCGCAAATCGTTTCGGTCGTGCTGGCGGCCAGTGCGGTGATCATCTTGTCGATCGGACTGCAGGTTGCGCCATGGGTTGCGCTGGTTCTGGCGTTGTCCTTCGCGACCTACGGCGCTGTCAAAAAGGGGCTGTCCACAGGCCCGGTCGTGTCGGTCACCGCTGAGGTGACGATGCTGCTACCCTTTGCAATCGCGTGGCTGGCCGTGATCCATTCCCGCGGTGACGGGCATTTCGGCGAGGATCTGGCGACGTCGCTGATGCTGATGTTTTCGGGACTCATGACGGCTGTGCCATTGATCCTGTTTTCCTACGCCACGCGCCGGGTGACGCTGGCGACAATCGGCCTCGTTCAATACGTCAATCCGACGCTGCAATTTCTGGTGGCGACGCTGATTTTTCGCGAGGCTTTCACGCTATGGCACGCCATTGCCTTCGCGCTGATCTGGACCGCGCTGGTGATCTATACGGCGTCGTCCTGGCGCCGGGGCAGGGCCGCGCGCAAGGTTGCAAGGGCAGCCGGCACATCCGGCACGGTGATATAGCCCCCGGACAGGTCCGTCCCGGCAAAGCCCTCAGTGACGACATGCTCTAACAGCGCGACCAGCGGCTGCCAGTAGCCATCGACGTCGATCAGCACCACTGGCTTGGTATGCAGGCCCAACTGGCGCCATGTCAGCACCTCGAACAACTCGTCCAGCGATCCGCCGCCGCCGGGCAGCAGCGCGATGGCGTCGCAGTTCATGAACATCACCTTCTTGCGCTCGTGCATCGTCTCGGTCACGACGCGCCGGGCGCGCGTATCCACCCCTGTCTCCGCCGTGGCCTCAAGCCCGACCAGATGTTGCGGAATGACGCCCAGCAGATCGCCACCCGCCTCCAGCGCCGCCCGCGCGCAGCGGCCCATCAACCCCACATCGCCAGCGCCATAGACCAGCCGCCAGCCCTCATGCGCGAGCGCTGCGCCCAGTTCATCGGCGGCGGCGCTATAGGCCATGCGCGCGCCTTCGCGTGCGCCGCAAAAGACACAGATGGACGGGGTGGGCATGCGGACTCGCCTTTCGTGTACGGTTCTTTTGACGCGTGTTAGCCTTGTTGTTAGGCTCGGACAACCCTCGCGCAATGGCGCGTGGCATATGGCTGGGGGGCCGCGAATGAGCATCTTTGCCAATGAGCACTCGGCACGCCGGATCGGCGTAGGCGCCGCTGTGCTCGTGGTGCTGTTGCTGGGCGGGCTCTACTTTGGCGGCGTGATCGGCCCGCGCTCTGCTCCGCCCGAAATGGCCGCAGCCATGCCTGATCCCAGCGTCAAGGAAACCGCCGAACCCAAGGCAACGGACAACGCCTCTGAAACACAGCCCATCGCCCCCGCACCCCCCCGCATCGACGTCTTCCGGCTGGAGCCAGGTGGCTCTGCCCTCATTGCAGGCCGCGCGTCACCCGGCTGGCAGGTCCAGATCATGCTGGACGGCGCGCCCCTAGCCACCGCATCCGCGGGTAGCGACGGTGCCTTTGCCGAATTCGTCGATCTGCCCGACGACACCGCGCCGCATGTGCTAACGTTAAGCATGTCCGGTCCGGATGGCGGCGCGGCAATCATGGGCGAAGGCGAAGTCATCATCGCCCCAGCGCCCGAGCGCTCGCCTGAGCAGCAGATCGCGACAGTAGAGGGTGGCGTGGATGATACCGCACCCAACGATACGCACGGGACTCGCCCCGCCGCGACCATCGCGCAAACCGCCCCGGACCTTAGCAGTGGCACAGACGCCGATCCCCTCCGGTCCGCACCGGACCCGGCGGCGGATAGGGCCGCACTCAAGGGCGCCACATCGGACGGAGCATCGGACACCGCCACCGATCCTGACGCCGCCACGGATATTCCTGAGCGCACAGTGCTGATGACCGACGCCGACGGCGTGCGCGTCCTTCAGACTCCCACGCCCTCGCCCGGTTCAACGCCGTCCACGCAGGCCGCCAACGCACCGCGAGTCATGTCTTCGGTCGCACTCGACGCGATCAGCTATACCGAAGATGGCAGCGTGCAGTTGTCTGGGCGCGCGGTCGGCACCGGACTCGTCCGAATCTATCTCGACAACACGCCCATCACCACGTCGCGTATCACGGATGCGGGCACTTGGCGCACTGCCTTGCCGCAGGTCGGTACCGGCATCTATACCTTGCGCATAGATGAGGTTGATACAGCCGGCGACGTGACCAGCCGGGTCGAGACGCCCTTCAAACGTGAGGATCGCGCCCTGCTGGCAGAGTTGCAAAGCGACATTGCCGCCAGCGCCGACATGCCGCAAAACAGCGCGCCGAAAACAGCAACGACCAGCGCCCAAGGCGCCGATCAGGCGCCCATCCTGACGATCCGCGCGGTCACCGTGCAGCCGGGTAACACTCTCTGGGCCATCTCGCGCGAGACATATGGCGAGGGCCTGCTTTATGTCCGCGTCTTTGAGGCCAATGCCGACCGCATTCGAGATCCCGATCTGATCTATCCCGGACAGGTCTTTGCCTTGCCTGACTAAGGCGTTTGGGACCATACACAAGACAGCAATGACCTGAAATGCGGCGTCCCGAATGAGCATCGCGCACGTGTCACGGCCCACCCCAACGCCTTTACTGTTCTGAAAATACTCAGGTCAAGCCCTGCAAATCCTGCATATCGGGCTGCCACCGCGCGCGGCGGCTGGATATCCACGCCTGTGCGGCCTAGATATGGTGTTCCGCAGCACGCAAAGGCCCCTCATGAGCCATAATCCCGACACCGAAACCGACCGACCCTCCTCCGGCTGGGCCACCATCATACGCGTGTCGCCCTACGTCTGGCCCAAAGAGGGCGGCGCTTGGGTCAAGCGGCGCGTGGTGCTGGCACTGATCGCCCTTTTCACGGCCAAGCTGATCGCGGTCGGCACGCCCTTTTTCTACAAGGCGGCGGTCGACACGCTCTCGGGCGAGGGCAGCATGGATGCCGCTTGGACGCTGGGCGCGGGCGCGATCGGCCTGACGGTCGCTTACGGCGTGGCGCGGCTGATGACCGTGGGCCTGCAACAGCTGCGCGATGCGCTATTTGCCCCTGTCGGCCAGCGGGCGCTGCGCAAGGTGGCGTTGCGCACATTCCGGCATATTCACGCGATGTCGATGCGCTATCATATTAGCCGCAAGACCGGCGGGCTGAGCCGGATCATCGAGCGTGGCGTCAAGGGCGTCGATTTTCTGCTGCGCTTCCTCATCTTTTCAATCTTTCCGCTGATACTGGAACTGGTCCTGGTCGGTATCATCCTCTGGGCCGCGTTCGATTTCTGGTATCTGGTGGTCGTCGTCATCGTCATCGCGCTCTATGTCGCGTTCACGTTCAAGGTGACAGAATGGCGCGTGAAATTGCGCCGAGAGATGAATGATCAGGACACCGACGCCAACCAAAAGGCGATCGACAGCCTGCTCAACTACGAGACGGTCAAGTATTTCGGCGCCGAGGATCGCGAGGCGGCCCGCTATGACGTGGCCATGGCGGGGTATGAGCGTGCTGCGGTCCGCACCTCCTATTCGCTCTCGTTCCTCAATTTCGGGCAGTCGCTGCTGATCACCACCGGCCTTGTCATCGTGATGGTCATGGCCGCCATTGGTGTGCAGAACGGCACGCTGACGGTCGGCGATTTCGTCATGGTCAACGCCTACATGATCCAGATCACCATGCCGCTCAACTTTCTCGGGACCGTCTATCGCGAGATCCGTCAGAGCCTTGTGGATATGGGCGAGATGTTTGGCCTGCTTGATCAGGCCCCGGATGTGACCGACGCGCCGGATGCGGCCGCGTTGCAAGTGACCGGCGGCAAGGTTGAGCTGCGCGATGTGCATTTCGGCTATGATCCCGCGCGCGA includes:
- a CDS encoding superoxide dismutase produces the protein MTFELPDLPYAHDALAGNGMSKETLEYHHDIHHKAYVDNGNKAIKGTEWEGKTLEEIIKGTYDKNAVAQSGIFNNISQLWNHNQFWEMMSPGKSDMPSELEKALKDSFGSVDDFKKEFAAAGAGQFGSGWAWLVKDKDGSLKVTKTENGVNPVCHGQTALLGCDVWEHSYYIDFRNKRPAYLDNFLSALVNWENVASRM
- a CDS encoding LysM peptidoglycan-binding domain-containing protein, producing MSIFANEHSARRIGVGAAVLVVLLLGGLYFGGVIGPRSAPPEMAAAMPDPSVKETAEPKATDNASETQPIAPAPPRIDVFRLEPGGSALIAGRASPGWQVQIMLDGAPLATASAGSDGAFAEFVDLPDDTAPHVLTLSMSGPDGGAAIMGEGEVIIAPAPERSPEQQIATVEGGVDDTAPNDTHGTRPAATIAQTAPDLSSGTDADPLRSAPDPAADRAALKGATSDGASDTATDPDAATDIPERTVLMTDADGVRVLQTPTPSPGSTPSTQAANAPRVMSSVALDAISYTEDGSVQLSGRAVGTGLVRIYLDNTPITTSRITDAGTWRTALPQVGTGIYTLRIDEVDTAGDVTSRVETPFKREDRALLAELQSDIAASADMPQNSAPKTATTSAQGADQAPILTIRAVTVQPGNTLWAISRETYGEGLLYVRVFEANADRIRDPDLIYPGQVFALPD
- a CDS encoding host attachment family protein, with protein sequence MIELKTGTWVLICDGEKALFLRNDGDADAPDLNVVRIDEQDNPKDIDQSANRPGRMQGSPQGHRSAFDDTDWHELAKERFASDLADRLYKQAHRGAYDHLVIVAAARTLGALRSELHLEVTNKVIAEIAKDLTNHPLDEVEKLVKAQLAEM
- a CDS encoding sarcosine oxidase subunit gamma — its product is MSNLVSALNGASAQGFAQVRDMGLQGMITLRGDLGAAKLKKAVKAAAGGDMPTAGHISLSDNGGAAWMSPDELLILVPYADVDAKLAEIGTGMGDAHHLAVNVSDARCMFAVSGDDALVREALAKLMPVDTSASAFKVGQFRRSRMAQVPAAIWMAEAGEARIVCFRSVAQYVFDLLKGATAPGSEVRYHAK
- a CDS encoding TIGR00730 family Rossman fold protein is translated as MPTPSICVFCGAREGARMAYSAAADELGAALAHEGWRLVYGAGDVGLMGRCARAALEAGGDLLGVIPQHLVGLEATAETGVDTRARRVVTETMHERKKVMFMNCDAIALLPGGGGSLDELFEVLTWRQLGLHTKPVVLIDVDGYWQPLVALLEHVVTEGFAGTDLSGGYITVPDVPAALATLRAALPRRQDDAV
- a CDS encoding sarcosine oxidase subunit alpha family protein; this translates as MSTRLADGGRLLDKGRKLDFTFNGKRLRGYAGDTIASALLANDQMLMGRSFKYHRPRGVVASGAEEPNGLVGMGEGAAFEPNQRVTTTELYDGLTCTSQNHWPSLDFDVGAINTKLARFLPAGFYYKMFIHPRPLWKHFYEPIIRKSAGLGRAPDQRDNDTYEHFYAFCDVLVIGGGVAGLQAARSAAATGAKVMLIEQTAHWGGRSPVDGGTVAGQPVDKFVDDLVSELSGMANVTMRNRTMGAGVYDHGYALGYERVGDHQPDAPGPRHRLWRIRAAQIVTATGAIERPLSFAGNDIPGVMLASAVRDYVVDYGVSIGDRTVIVTNNDDAYRTAITLKENGLDVPVILDARVPSQDSPLMAEAKSLGIRVLMGHGISSVQGGKRVTGVGICSQAGEGAVLEEIACDVVAMSGGWSPVVHLWSHSGGKLIWDEASASFRPDVDKAPTGASGEAFVRAAGAANGAFGLGEILSDATSAGASAAKAAGHSGETPKAPQAEAIDEAPMAPVWMMPQGAGIAKRQKAWLDYQNDVKVSDIQLAAQEGYESVEHAKRYTTLGMATDQGKLSNINGLAILSDALGQPIPQTGTTTFRPPYTPISMASITGEARDERFMPIRQTPMYDWHVENGAFFEPVGQWRRPYTYQQPGESIEEAVSREVKNTRQSLGMLDASTLGKLVVKGKDAGKFLDMLYTNMMSTLKVGRCRYGLMCSENGFLVDDGVVARIDDDTFLCHTTTGGAESIHGHMEEWLQTEWWDWDVYVANLTEEYAQIAVVGPRARETLEKLTGDDISAEALPFMAWTDITLGGMQARAYRISFSGELSYEIAVKASEGRALWDALLAAGSSANITVYGTEALHIMRAEKGFIMIGDETDGTVIPQDLGLNWAISKKKEDYIGKRAQERSHMTDPKRWKLVGLETVDGGVLPDGAYATAEGINANGQRETQGRVTSTYHSPTLDRGIAMGLVLNGPDRMGEVLEFPRLDGTVMRAKIVDPVFFDKDGEKQNV
- a CDS encoding ABC transporter ATP-binding protein/permease, which translates into the protein MSHNPDTETDRPSSGWATIIRVSPYVWPKEGGAWVKRRVVLALIALFTAKLIAVGTPFFYKAAVDTLSGEGSMDAAWTLGAGAIGLTVAYGVARLMTVGLQQLRDALFAPVGQRALRKVALRTFRHIHAMSMRYHISRKTGGLSRIIERGVKGVDFLLRFLIFSIFPLILELVLVGIILWAAFDFWYLVVVVIVIALYVAFTFKVTEWRVKLRREMNDQDTDANQKAIDSLLNYETVKYFGAEDREAARYDVAMAGYERAAVRTSYSLSFLNFGQSLLITTGLVIVMVMAAIGVQNGTLTVGDFVMVNAYMIQITMPLNFLGTVYREIRQSLVDMGEMFGLLDQAPDVTDAPDAAALQVTGGKVELRDVHFGYDPAREILKGITLTAEPGQTVAIVGPTGSGKSTIGRLLFRFYDVSQGALCIDGQDIRGVTQRSLHDAIGVVPQDTVLFNDTIGYNIAYGLEGATQDDVIAAAKAASIHDFIASLPDGYDTTVGERGLKLSGGEKQRVGIARTLLKDPPILLLDEATSALDTATERDIQGALARAGQGRTVLIIAHRLSTVAEADRIVVLDDGRIVEQGTHSDLLAKDGRYAGLWYRQQSEEAA
- a CDS encoding sarcosine oxidase subunit delta, coding for MLILTCPCCGVTGEETEFHGGGEAHLKRFGPGSADGDFHDYLFSKVNPKGVHLERWRHNNGCGKWFHAARDTVTLEIFGTYPAQTLEPPQDIKDAIKAKRPGWSWREFA
- the rarD gene encoding EamA family transporter RarD, yielding MTDEAKGVFAMMGACTIWGLSGIFYKLLDNVPAAEILCHRTLWGFVFFVCLLRFQGRLRTLPSAVSTPRTFGIVAFAALIISLNWFVFITSIHLGHATEASLGYYIFPLAAVLFGAIFYREKLSRAQIVSVVLAASAVIILSIGLQVAPWVALVLALSFATYGAVKKGLSTGPVVSVTAEVTMLLPFAIAWLAVIHSRGDGHFGEDLATSLMLMFSGLMTAVPLILFSYATRRVTLATIGLVQYVNPTLQFLVATLIFREAFTLWHAIAFALIWTALVIYTASSWRRGRAARKVARAAGTSGTVI